A stretch of DNA from Montipora foliosa isolate CH-2021 chromosome 4, ASM3666993v2, whole genome shotgun sequence:
CAAAGTCCTCTGGAGTATCGGGAGAATCGTACAATCGATGACTTTTTGCTAGATGCAGAAATAAAATTAGACTGCGTGGCAGGCGTTCGAAGGGGAAGCCAGAAGGGAGAACCGCCAGGAGAACGAGGAGTTTCAAccccctaattaatatgcataaagataaaataaaggGGAAAGAGAGGACATCCCCCATACATGCCCTTTTCCATaggtaatatgtctcaagttatttttagaacgaCTCCCACGCTCTACAGATCCCAAGGGGATTACTCTTAGCGTGGGCTATCCTCGCGGAATACATTTCGGCCATATCATTGGCTGTTGCCTAATCTCCTTGGGATCTGTGTACAGCGTGGGAGCCGATCCAAAAATGACTTGAGACATATTACAAAGTTACGTTGATGACCGTTTCAAAGGATAACGCGAcggacaaaaaaattgcaagtttaatattttataaattttttgTATGATTTCTATTATTCGTTTGTTCGAACAGTACAGGATTACAGAAGCACAGAGGAAAAGGTTCCTGCCTCAGTCAAGAATGAATCTTTAACAAACCACCAATCCTCATCTGGCAATACCAAATTTGTGGTCGATTATTTCGTGCACAGTTCGTTTGGACTAATCAGTCACAGACGCACACGTATAACCAATAAATGCAGCGTAATCGATCATCATCGAAAGCAATGaacgaacaacaacaacaacacgttGTTTAATataagatagatagatatatagtTCACCAGATAACCATTGATACTTTAGATGACTTTTGTTAAATATCTTAGAAAGGTGTTATAATTACGTGTCTCTAACTTCTTCAAGTTCCTTTCAACTTGAATTCCGTATTAATTTGCATTGGAAATCTATCAAGCAGCCGTCGAGATCGAACTTTGAGGCCcttcctttaaagtgccccggtgatcaaaaaatcaattcatatttttctttggatttcaaaactatgttaacaaaacgctaagtgacccacgttttaagccttgattttaaaaagacacctctttattttaactgtaattttcctatttgatggtccgccattactaacattatgttcttgagagaactggatcgaggagaaaatgacgtcaaaggctcactagtttaaggaGGCAGTTAACCCTAAATTTCGAAGAAAACTTGATCGCCGGCCTAATTTGAAAAGAAGGTTCTGAAGGGAGTTCATTATATTGGTTTTTAAACTCCGGAACgtttttgcaatatttttgaaaaGACCGCCtaaaattttaattgtaatcAATGACAGTCATTAAAATTGGCCTTAGTTACCATTGTTTATGGTTTGTTTAATTTGGTTGCTATGGGGTTTTTCGGCACGGTTTTCGGCAAAAAATTTCAAATCTGCTCTTCCGTGATCCACAAGTCCTATGTTTCTTATTCCTTCCTGATTTTCCAACCCAGCAGTCATTGCGCGTTATGCGGGACGATTTTTCTCTTCGAGCATCGAAATTGCGGGTTTGTTTATATATCGTCAGGGTTGtattttttgaatttgtttatgGAAGGTGACGGAGAAACCAGtagaaaaagaaaagggaaGTTTAGATCTTGtcgaaggaaaaaaaggaaaggtttTCATGGAAAGAAAGCGTGGGAAATTCGAAGGGAAACAGAATCGGATGGCAGACATGACACCGGAgtggaaatacctgaaacacGCGTGGAGCCACAACCGAGCACATCCAAGGCTAAAAATGAGTACGACgattttctagaccgtactgcACCAAAGAATATGTCAGAAGCTAAGCTTCTTAACAGTTCTTTCGGGAATTTTGATCACGGAGAAGGAGTGATCACTCGTTCTCAAAGTAATTCTCCAGCGACGCATGCACATGATGAGAAAGCACATGGCTTCAAGGTACAAGATGCTGAGCTACTATCCCAATGTATTAGCAAATCAGCTATTTGTAGCTCATGCCGAAATTCAAAATCAAATCTCCAGCTTTTTCAAGACAGCTCCAGCAGAGACGGTCTTGCTGAATTACTTTATTTAAAATGTTCATTTTGTCACACCATCACAGCTTTGCAAACCAGTAGGAGGCTTGGTGGGAAGGGTGGTGGAGCCTATGAAGTGAACAGGAGGTCTGTCTTGTCTTCTCACCAGTGGGGTCGTGCTGGCCTGGCAAAGTTTTGTGCTGGTATGGAACTTCCACCTCCAGTTACCAAGAAGGCATACAACCAGAATATGATACAGATAGAAAGGATGGCCATCAATAATGCTGAGAAACTGATGTGTGAAGCAGCAGAAAGGCTTACCCAGTTAGCCTCCAGAGAGAATGAAGAAAGCATGGTTGATATCGACGGCCATTCAATTGCTAAAGTTGCTGTTTCCATAGACGGAACTTGGCAGAAAAGGGGGCACAGCTCTAAGATTGGTGTGGTATTTGCCGTGTCAGTAATGACTGGCGAAATTCTTGACTATGAGGTCAAATCCCTAATGTGCAAAGAATGTTCATCCCATGAACACTGTGATAAAGAATCTCCAGACTATCTTGCATGGAAAGAGTCACATAGCAGACATTGCGAAGTGAACCATGTTGGATCCTCTGAAGAAATGGAGTCTTCAGGGGCTATAGACATATTCAGTCGCAGCATTGAAAAAAGGAAGCTTATATATGCCACCTTTGTCGGCGATGGTGATAGCAGCTGTTTCGGCAGAGTTAAGTCAAAAATGGAGGAACTTTATGGAGAAAATTATCCAGTTGTCAAAGAGGAATGTGTTGGACATGTCCAGAAAAGGTTAGGCACTGCCCTCAGGAATTACAAGAAAAATATGAAGGGTGCTGGACTTAAGATGTCAGATGGAGGAAAGGTTGACGGAAGGGGCCGTCTCACTGACAATGTCATAGACAAGATGCAAAAGTACTATGGTAGAGCCATAAGAGAAAACACTGGgaatttggaaaaaatgaagaaCAGTGTCTGGGCAATTTACCATCACATGATCAAAAATGATTTGTGTTCCTTAGAGGAGCAGCACAAGCTATGCCCTAAAGATCAAGACACATGGTGTAAATTTTGGAAGGATAAAGCAGCATACAAAGAAGACAATCGTCTTCCTTGTGTTTTTGTTGAAGAACTCAAGCCAATTTTCACCAGGCTTACCAGTGATGACTTGTTGAAAAGATGTTTACAGGGGCAAACCCAGAACCGTAACGAAAGTGTCAATGGGCAGCTGTGGTCAAGATGCCCCAAGAGCCGATACTGCGGAAAGCGACGTGTGGTGATCGCAGTTTGTGAAACTGTGGGGGTATTCAACACAGGAGCTTCAAGCAAGGCAGTTCTGATGAAGTCTTGTGGAATTTCCCCTGGAAGGAATATGCTGAAAGCCTTGAGGAGAGAGGATCAGGACAGAATTGCCTCTGCAGCTCACAAGATCAGCTCCAAGTATCGAAAGCGGAGGCAGATAATAAGGTCTAACAGGAAATCAAGGGCTGACAAGCTGGCTTATCAGGCTGGAGCATTTGGCACAAGTTCCAAACCAGAGACAGAtaagaaaaaacagaagaaaaagacCCTCAGAAAAAAAGGACCAACAGCCGCTTTGCCTGTGGAGACTCCCACAAATGAAATTAATGTTGTGTTTGTGGTCCCAGATGTGGAGTTTGTTGCTGCAAAAAGAACTGATCAAGATTGACTCATTGAAATCAGTCTGGTAACTTCTATGGTGGAATAAACATTCACACATCAAATATGGACATGCTGGACTACTTGTATCCATTTAGATTATGCTTGGTGTCTTCTTTATAAGCATGTAGTGTTGCGTTACTGTGTGTACAACTTTATCTTGCATTTTCCCAGATTTACAGTTATTTCCTCTCTTAGTACTGAAACAGTCACAGTTTCCTTGCTTTTTGACTATTTTAGCTGAAATTTTCTGTGCTTGTTTCTGAAGTGATGTTCTATGCAATGAATTATGGATTCCTCAATTAGTCGCAAACTGTCactgttgccatggaaacatgGATACCACGCCTTTTGTGCTGCGAATGTTGAAGAAACCAAAAATCAGTAATTCATTGCAGAGAACATTACATTATGAATATGTACAGCAATTTTTAAGTCAATTGAGTTAAAACTTTTCAAGAAatcattgttttaaaataagcGCCTATGATTTGTTTACAAGGGTTGCTATGGTGACAGTTGGTTGCCAGGACATGAAAAGTACCAAAATCAATGCTCCTGTCGACATTGCATGCATCTGCCAAGTTTCATTCTGTTTGGccaatttgaaaataaattatcaaTTTTTATCTGTTTACACTGATTTAGGGTTAACTGCCtccttaagaatgcaatacgtgtgtacgccgcagaattaatatgcagcatgggggttttgggctttcagacttttaaactcacgctttgcatatataataagctgcgttcacacgctgaaattttaagctagtgagcctctgacgtcacttttccctggatccaaccgtctgaggtccaatcggtcagttttgaacgtgagtaatggcggaccgtgaaatccaaaacttacactcaaagtaaacggcctttggataaaaataaaagctcaaaattttgccagtcaggtgttaagcaaacacactttcaaaatctgaaggaaaaaaggaagtggtttttttgatcacaggggcactttaaatatttgcctttggtataaatacacaggtgattatacaaagtcgcgcgctctcattggctcgctatctcggattatcagccaataatcaccacgacggacaaaatggctgccagtagacgttttgccactgtaagtgaagatgattttcgcgttgaaatgtttttttctcttttttgaaataatcacctgtgtatttatactaaagcaattattcgcctcaggctcagtgattatcggtgaatattcaccaataatcacttcgccttcggcgaataattgttaagttgTTTCCCAAATTGCTTTCAAAATTGTTCCCAGTTTTTTGATCCTTAAAATtcttttaaaatgaattttgtacccttgttccctaaaatagtTTCACATTGTTCccctgtccccccccccccacccccctagTTCAAATTACCCATGTTCTCTTGTTCCCACAAACTCCTGAGAGGGGCTCAACTTTGGCCAAAGATTGACTCGTTTGAATttctttaacaattattcgccgaaggcgaagtgattatcggtgaatattcaccgataattacTGAGCATGAggccaataattgttttagtataaatacgcAGGTGATTATttccaaaaaagagaaaaagaaaacatttcaacgcgaaatcatcttcacttacagtggcaaaacgactactggcagccattttgtccgtcgaggtgattatcggctgataatccgagatagcgagccaatgagagcgcgcgattttgtataatcacctgtgtatttatactaaaatggCTTAAATCGAGTCGAAGTGTTTTCTGTATTATCTGGACATCACGTAATTGATCAAGATCAAACGGAGTCGAGAAGTACATTTCATACGGACAAACACATCAAACAGAGGaccttgtcgagtttcataaccatctccatgcattaactatgcgAGAAACGAAAACGATCACTTGACGGCTGTCCAGAGCTAATTTTAAGTTTATGACATGCAGTTTCTTAAGAACGCACGATATTGTCACCTCATGATTTGGCAAGAAAATATGGTTTGTTCAGTCAAAATGAGAACTACTATAGACTTGTTAAAAGTCTTCATTTTTAAGCCTCATCCAAACTaatggattttaaaaaaaattccgtTTTCAGTTCTGCGAAAACGaagtaaaatacatttttcatcCACATTATCGTTTTCTTGTCGTTTTCACCTGTTCTCACGTCTGCACGATAACGCGCTACAACGATATTACTtactgttttcaaattttctctcCTTTTTTAATTAAGTCATACCTTACGAGACTTTTTATGGAACTCTAATATAGACTCGCAAAAagtaaatagttttcttttcgattCTTCGTATATAGCAACACTGAACTTTGTCACATGGATCAAAAGACAACATAAAGCTCAAAGAGCTAGCCTCTTAATAATTTATGTATATTGTGTCATAAGCAATTTGTCCATCCTGGTTATCTTAATTTTTATCATGGCAGTATTACGTTTCGCAAGTACCCAACCAAAGTGCGTCAAAGCTACGTTGATGAGCGTTTTAACGTTAGCGCAAcggacaaaaaaattgcaagttaatactttataaatttttttgtaTGATTTCTAGTGTTGAAACATTGAATATAGGTGGGCTCATCAACACACAAATGTTATATTGACTCTTAGACACTATTAATTCGAATGAAAGTACAATTTGAGGCAAACGTCGCCTAAAAATAACAGCTGTTCAAAAGAACGGTTAAGTCCTCCTTTTTGCAAGGATAATTAGGAATTCTTTAACCCAGACAAAACAAGCAAGCGTCGACGAAACGGAATCATTTATTAATGTAGTACTCGATGAGCATGCTCCAGAGAGGAAAGAGATCTAAGAGTCAGGGCAATGCTTTGGGAGGTTATGGTAGTTATTTCTACATTAATGGCTACTGCAATAATTTCAGTCGTTGCTCTTGATCTGATTTCAGTCGTTGTCCTTGTTCTTTCGTTATTATCTTCATCATCACAACGGCATTTTAATTTTAGCGTCTTGGATCAAAATATAAAACGAAACAGCTTTATTTTCTACTGATGAGCAATGTTAACTTGTAGCTGACTTTCATAAAGTGTCCTTTCTGTAAAAAGCCGCAGAAAGCGACTGAAATACGAAATCAATACATCTTACTTACACACCGCTACAGATCTCTATGTACAACAAGTTACAACAAACCGTCCGAGATTCAAAACTCAGTAAACCTACATCGCTGTTTGAAAAGTTTCTTTACCCTTTTAAGCTATAGTATACTTGATTTAGAGAAGACTGGCATTCTCCTCACGATTTATTTCTTCAATCATaggttttcctttttgtttctcggtagtatttttttgtttttgacctTGTTCTTTCTCTGCTCCCACACGTTTAAGCCTCAGTTTCTTGTTGAGCTTCATGCTGACGTGATCGGAGCTTGAGCTCCTTATTGTTCTTTGGGTAACGCAATGTCGTGTTGTCAATGCTCACCACTTGTGGAAAGGCTGTTCTGCAAGCTCGACGGCGGCCAAAGACtaaatgtttgaaacctgttcGGTACTTTTCACTAAAAGCAAAGCAGATGCAGGGATTTAGGGCTCCCCACGAATGAAGCAACATCTTTCTTATGATGAATACAATTACTTGGGGAATTTTAGCACCGATTTCAGGGGGAAGCTCCCCATGAAACTTAAATATGATGATAAAAGAGCAAACAAACAATGGGCCAATACAGACAATAAAAGCAGCTAATATGGCTATTGACAATCTGACTATCTTTCTGTTGCGTGCAGGGTCTCGAGATCTCTTAGATTCGGACATATTTGTcctttcattttctcttcgtTTTAGAGTCCAAGCTATGGTGCTGTATATGATAGTCAACAAACACACTGGTACCAGGTAGAATACAATGAACATGGCTGTATTATATTTATTGTTGGTTTCCGTAGTCCAGTTGGCTTTGTAGCAGCAATAACCATTCGAGGAAACATGGAGTATGTGAAGGTAATGAGCATGAGCAGCTATGGCCACAATCCACGAAACCAGGATGCAGACTAAACGCACTTTCCGCGAGATGGGTTTTATCTTCAAGGGGAAGAGAACAACAATCAGGCTGTTCACTGAAATCAGCATAAGGCTCTGGATGGAGACCAGCACAGAAACATTAGCAAGAAAATGGCAAAGTTTGCAAATGATATTTGCAAGTTCCGGCTGAAGCCGGGAAAGAAAGGGACCTGAAGATAGTGTCTGTGCAATTGTATAGGGCATGATGGTCAAGGGAGTGAAGAGATCGGAGGCGGCCATGTTGACCACGAAATAATTGATCGATTTTCGAAGTGGCTTGTACTTGGAAAACACCAGGATGATAAGAACGTTTCCAATCAACGTGACAAGGAGTACGATGGAATAGGTTGCTATTAAAATGGCTTTCTCTTCCTTGGACAGTCCGACTTCCGCGACATTGGAACATCCATCCACGAAAGACGAATTATTCAGTTTGTCCGTACAGTTTTCAAACATACTGGCCCGGCTTACGCTTTGAACGGGGGAGCTGATAGTTttctcttgttcctttctcGTTTGAAACTGGCAGTAATAGTAATTCTATGTGGTTTTATCTCAGTCTTTTACCGTCTGTGTTGACTCTTCTAGTTCTCGGGCGTCAGATCTTGATGGCGTTTTCTGTTGACTTTTCTAGTTCTCGGGTATCCGATCAGTTGATGGTGTTTTCTGCATGGCTATTTCCACTAGTGCTTTTAATATATTAAAACCTCTGAAACTGATCTGCGACATCCTTCAATTTACGTtctttaattttgaataaacGCCACTTGTCAACCTTTTATTGGACTTAAAAGGTTTTTAGATTACATGCACATCACTATGGTGAAATTAAGGACCAATTTAATTTCCTTTTAAGATAAAAACACGTTCCAAATCTTGACGTAATTTGAATTTGCGGCTGATAATTCGAGGAAagtcaatctcgtacccagagtcctcgggcttcttggtc
This window harbors:
- the LOC137998969 gene encoding uncharacterized protein is translated as MEGDGETSRKRKGKFRSCRRKKRKGFHGKKAWEIRRETESDGRHDTGVEIPETRVEPQPSTSKAKNEYDDFLDRTAPKNMSEAKLLNSSFGNFDHGEGVITRSQSNSPATHAHDEKAHGFKVQDAELLSQCISKSAICSSCRNSKSNLQLFQDSSSRDGLAELLYLKCSFCHTITALQTSRRLGGKGGGAYEVNRRSVLSSHQWGRAGLAKFCAGMELPPPVTKKAYNQNMIQIERMAINNAEKLMCEAAERLTQLASRENEESMVDIDGHSIAKVAVSIDGTWQKRGHSSKIGVVFAVSVMTGEILDYEVKSLMCKECSSHEHCDKESPDYLAWKESHSRHCEVNHVGSSEEMESSGAIDIFSRSIEKRKLIYATFVGDGDSSCFGRVKSKMEELYGENYPVVKEECVGHVQKRLGTALRNYKKNMKGAGLKMSDGGKVDGRGRLTDNVIDKMQKYYGRAIRENTGNLEKMKNSVWAIYHHMIKNDLCSLEEQHKLCPKDQDTWCKFWKDKAAYKEDNRLPCVFVEELKPIFTRLTSDDLLKRCLQGQTQNRNESVNGQLWSRCPKSRYCGKRRVVIAVCETVGVFNTGASSKAVLMKSCGISPGRNMLKALRREDQDRIASAAHKISSKYRKRRQIIRSNRKSRADKLAYQAGAFGTSSKPETDKKKQKKKTLRKKGPTAALPVETPTNEINVVFVVPDVEFVAAKRTDQD